The Culex pipiens pallens isolate TS chromosome 2, TS_CPP_V2, whole genome shotgun sequence DNA window gcattcggataatcgagtttggactgtattttgattttgtatatattttttaaattattttttatttaattattgaaattgatggGATTTTTTAGATTGCAGGAAtctgagaattttaaaattcaagattACTGTTTCAAATCTATCAATGCACCATGAGTTTCCTATGTAGATAggacatttgaaaaatgaaacgaaaagttaagtattttagaattttcgtaGGAGTTCAGGATTtcagaactttttgaaatttttcaaagcgtaaaatttttttgtttacaatatTTTAGCTGTAGATTTAAACAATAGACAATAAAGGAAAGCAAACTACATAAAGTTCGATACTGAAAGAATAATTGTAGTTTGAAGGAAAGAAGAGTAGGAGCcgatgaaaattacattttaataaataaataagtaaatgGGCAAAGGAAAGATCAATGATAAACAGAAGTTAACATCGTTCGCATATTAAGggggttttaattttttagggaAAACACGTTTAGTATTTATTGGGAAATGAGAGCAGAAGAGTAGAAAGATGAGTGAAGCAAAATTaaagtacagtacttgttcggtaactgagcTTGTTTGACTGGACTACTTGGGCTGTAGCccacttaaaaagcagacaaacgtaaaATAACCAAACAAACCGGAATGATGAGGGGCCAGTGGATGCAAAAGCAAGTTCAGCAAAttagaaatcatatttaagttttaatgaAATGTTAAGTCAAAAATTAAAGGAAAAATTAAAGGTGATTTGTAGAGAAAATGTTATGCATCGGTCCCCTCgtcatttttcgttcagcccagtttgcgagcagcattcggtaactGTGCTACATTCTCAGccaagttaccgaacaagtactgttgtTGGAAATGTGCAGAAGAAATACCCCGTGCTGCGATGttctaggtacatccacaacagttcgttcaacatgctgtgaatcaaaacaataccttctacaatcacaaatgacttccctttcccacattgccgctttgttattgttgtccatgctctgcaaagaaagggatgttaataaaatataaaaactataaaataacgATACAAATACTTTCCCGAACCTGAGTGCCAtcaggttgttgttgttgctgttgtttccAATGTGATAGATATCACACCGGAGACGTCTTGATTCGGTTGTCCTGGTGCGACCGTCCTCCAGTCGTAGGCCCAGGCATGACATGAAAATGAAGACGAAAAAGATGCATTAATACATAATCTTCTTACTCACGAATAACCCAATCCCACCCAGAACAACACAGCTAATCTAGGTATGCACCCAAACCAACTGCATTGTTCCGTGCCCTCCTCATTCGGCTATTTCAATATGATTGTCCTGGAGAATCCTCCCTAAGGATCGTTAAATTCCGGAGTAACTTCCCAAAAGGGCGCAACCCCTGTTGCAAACAAACAGTTCACTTTGAATGTGACTGGAATAGGCTGCCTGCTCACACCCAAGGCTACGCTCCATTGAAAAATCACTACGGAACTCCCTAGTGATGGCCGTCCACGCAATCATACTTCGTCATGATAGTGCTACCTTGTCACTCGCCTATACGTCAGTTACGTAAATACATGTGACAAGACAGGGCAATCACCACGATTCGAAACATGGACATCATCGACCGCCAGCTAGACAGATGTTCAAGTCATCATCTAACATACGGGGAGGCATGAGGATAGGGAACTGGTGCaggaccagagctatactgttcagaCTCTCATAACCAGGAATACTAACAACCAACATTTGGCGGATCGCTTCCCTGATTACGACAGTCGCGAACAGGACTGCCGGTACAGTCAgttccgctccttccaggatgtcctGCACCTGGGCATCCCTAGTATCCAAAAGCATTAAAACATAGTTCAAACTAGCAGGACTGGGAACTTTATTTATTGCACTGTGGATACTTGGAATCTTGCAGCCCTTGGCCGACAATATTTTAGCTGTTTtgaatatagaaaaaaattaagaaatttttggaactgttaaaaattttgaaattgttaagattgcaggaattttagaatttagaaggtcaccgattttagaaatttcaggaattttctgatttttggaACGTTTTAGATTTTATggaatttctgaaattatttaaaacgttTATCTTTtggattttaaagattttttttattattattggaGGTATggacatttttggaatttttggaatttttgagattgcaggaatttaattatttaagaattttcgtagttatttcaagaaatttccgaatttcaggatttaaaaaaaaaaaaggctttcattttattgtattttttttcctcatttcagttttttagtaataggattaaccattttcaatttttttttaattaaaaaaatcacagctttaatttttttcagttagaATGTTCGAAATTGTTGGGATTGCTGgaattggagttttttttgaaaaggaccaataaactattgtctttcatatgtttataggacctaatcaaaaaaaactctagaatttaagaatgtcaggaattttagaaatttttggggttgcaaattttttataaattttgagaattttcagcaactttagaattttttaaaaattttaaaatttcttaaaaaatttagaatttttttaaactttagaaatgcataaaattttaaacatttaaaattttaaattaactatTGAGGGTTCAATATAAATTCAATATAGAATAAACTTCTGGACATGGTCATCGTTAGTAATAAAACGTTCCCATACATGTCGAGTACCCTGTAGGTGTGAATGTGTGCACGCGTGCATCCAAATTGAATATCCCACAATACCTGTATCAAAGTAGATAATATAATTACCGGTTCGATAATAGtgagagaaaataaaacaaacttccAGGGAGAAAACTCTACGCTCTCAAGTAGCAATGAAGTCATCCGTCGGCTAATTAAATGGTAAAATAAACTAGCAACACAAACGTGGAACACACCACCTCTTTTTTGCATGTGCAATTTGCATTCGAATCATTCCTCCTTTTCACACACTTCCAAACTCTAGTCTTCACGCAACGCAATGCTAACTAACTCTTCGCTCGATCTGCTCGTTTCAGAATCGTACAAAACGGCCCTGTCCACCCTGGGCCAGTGGCGCCAGCTGGTCGCGGAACGTGCCACCGTAACGCTGGCCGCCAGCCACGAACAGCTCGATTCGCTGCGGACGACGGTGGCCGGAAGCAGCCTGGTGGACCAGTTGCGGAACCCCTCGCAGGTGGTGTTCGCTTCCCTGTTGGGGCTCGGAGTGACCTGGTTCACGTACTTTGTGGTCTACCTGGACAGCAGCATTCCGGGCGTTAATCCGCCGACGCCGTTTTCCGCCAGCAAGAAGAATCGGTTCTCGGATAAGGAGCGCCGGTTCCATTTGGGGTACATTACGGCGCTGCTCAGCGGGCTGACGGTGTTTTTGATTGTGCTGTTTGTGGAGTGAGATTGCCATTTTTCGCTAGTCGTTGGAAGGGAGGGGCTCGAAGAAACATCCCAAACAAAAACTTAAGAACATTCTCTAACTCCGGTTTTGTAAGTAGAATCAAAATCGCACATCGGTTATTTATATGCAAGCTCGAATGTTTGGCTTAACAGCAGCATCAgcagaatttaagagttttagttttatttttaagttgagTTTATTGTAAATAACCAGCGCAGCCAGAGA harbors:
- the LOC120423905 gene encoding uncharacterized protein LOC120423905, yielding MASTEIQQQQPLPEPATETSSSNGNGVKSPEPPQRPRKLSFDETDMELTRLKLGAAVRRFPLSWVVVASTLCVTAGLLVRYLLPFNSESYKTALSTLGQWRQLVAERATVTLAASHEQLDSLRTTVAGSSLVDQLRNPSQVVFASLLGLGVTWFTYFVVYLDSSIPGVNPPTPFSASKKNRFSDKERRFHLGYITALLSGLTVFLIVLFVE